Below is a genomic region from Argopecten irradians isolate NY chromosome 14, Ai_NY, whole genome shotgun sequence.
agagatatggcatggcttcaggactgttgactgtaagtaatacacacgacagagatatggcatggcttaaGGACTATAAcctgactgtaagtaatacacacgacagagatatggcatggctcaggactgtgactgtaagtaatacacacgacagatggtgggctaaccAAAATGCTGTATTTGCACGACTGATATGGCATGACTTTCaggtccgttaacaattcttgttactgctatttctcagaaagtactgaaggaatctttctcaaaggagaaggtacgttaagactgtTAGGTTAAGTAataatacacacgacagagatatggcatggctttaagtaaatttgacctgaaaagaCCTTGACCTGAAAATGAACCTGAAGAAATATTCTTGTCAATTTCagttcaaattcattttatttttagcccacatcagatggtgggctaaccAAAAATGCTGTTTGTcagtggtccgtggtccgtctttccgtccgttaacaattcttgttactgctatttctcagaaagtactgaaggaatctctctcaaaggagaaggtacgttaagactcgaatatggcctcaaaattaattctccagtaaagaacaacatattttgccatataacagctgaatacattttgctaacacattacatctcgaaaatatctcgcatgtgccaattatgttcactatgacgtcatcaacatgcattTTCctgccatttttcacaaaaaagtAAAGTTtgtaaagttgctccaaggtggcggccaaatccatttcaagccgtTTCTAACCTCAAGATGAtaaatttctagcaaaatttggcgagaagagggaaatcatcaatttgatgacgtcataggtgggacacatggtgtacatggttataaaaaattatgttttgatgaatggcaagtatgagagtatttattgatatgaaattgatggggatcagagttaattttttttttttcggcttaaaaaattaaggccaaatactggtcctatcatatctactcctttcaTATATAcgttccctagggccctagttgtgcatattgcattttgggaccaatcggtcggCAAAATgaccgccaggcagccatcttgggttttgatagttaaaaattgttaccgctatttctctgaaagtacagaagggatctctctcaaatttcacatgtaggtttccctaggggtGTAGTTATGGAaagcatattgcattttgggaccaatcagtcttcaagatggccgacaggccactatcttggattttgatagtcaaagtttgttactgctatttctcagaaagtactgaaaggagctgtctcaaatttcatgtgcatggtcccctaggtcccttgttatgcatattgcattttgttactgatcggtgaacaagatggtcgacaggacgccattttggattttgacaattgaattttgttaccgctatttctcagaaagtacagaagggatccgtctcaaattgcatgtgcaggtttccctaggggtgtagttgtgtatattgcattatgggaccgatcagtgaataagatggccgacatgccgccatcttgtattttgatagttgaagcttgttaccactttttctcaaaaagtactgaagggatctgtctgcAATTGCATGTGAAGGTTCCCCTACTGGTCTAGTTGTGGCATATTGCATATTGACAcagattgatcaacaagatggccgattggccaccatcttggaatttgatcattaatgttaaactttgttaccactatttctcagaaagtactgaagtgatctgtctcaaattttatgtgtaagttcccctaggaccttagttgtgcatattgcactTTCGGACTGATATATAGGCCTATAGGTCAaaaagatggctgacaggtagccatcttggatttttattattgaagtttgttactattatatatctctttatctttctcaaatttcatagtaATATGtagcaaaagtttgaaaagcagaaaaagaTGCCTTtttcgtttgtcagacatagatcattctttggtgggcaccaagatccctctgggatctcttgtttttatcGACatatgtctgtctgtccatcagtcaacaattttttttaaaattgctGCTAGTCTTGGTTCTGACTTCCTTTGGCAAGAGGGGCTGGCCCAACAGGAAAAAACTACAGGCATATCCTTATAATCACTTCTAGTTATAAAGTTCTTCACAGAAAAATGCTACAAAAGTTGGCCAGAATTACTCTTGGAGGAAAAAGAAGAGGTTGTATAATGTTAGTGTGTGACACAGGATGGGCGGCCCAATACAAGGAAAAGAGATCAATTGGTACCAGTCATTCTGAATGGAGTTAaacaaaatttggtcagaaagGGAAACAAGTGTTTGTACTCATAACATTGCTTTGTCTTATATGCCAGGTGAATGCTacaggcccattgggccctgAACAAACCTTCACATGGCATTGATGtggattttatttgaaatcacaTGAAGATATTGTGGCTGTTTGATttccatttttttcagaattatcAATGGTTGGGGAAGATTGATATAAGTAGTCAGCTCACCTCTTTTGTCTAAAATATTGGCCCATATTGAAATGTATTCCTGAAATCAGGATGTGAATCAAATGATTGATCTCAGaggtgtttttattttttgtttgtccCAAATTTAGCAAAGCTTCTGTATGGTTACAGCACTCAAGAAATTCTGCATTTATACAGAAAGCTCAACCAATCCCTTGCTTCTTGGTGATTATTTTGTGTACAGATTTGACAGACTCTTACTAAATATAGCTATACAACAAGTGTACATGGGTTAAAAATTGGATTTGAAATAGAAGCGGCAACtcttcattttcatattttaactgtATGCTCTCTTttatccaatctgattaaaatacagattctcATTATTACTACTTTTGATAAgagaatctgacaacatcccgttaggggtcacgttctggtgacctttgaaactggccaatcaaattgctgctgccagaatcttgtcttgggacgaaatagtttgaaaaacctgtcagaattatttctgTGTACATAGTCATAACACAACAAAgctaatataataataatataatataagtGTAAATGTATACTGGGATGAAATGGTGTTTTTATTTAGTGTAGCAAGGGGTAGAACTGCATGTAATCTGAagtacaggtggtataaaggtcatccgagcAATGGACACCTTAAAGTCACACTTTACGtaaactatcaacaaaaagtcaagttagattctAACCCAATAtcgttagtatttgtagatgtagttgaaattaagttatatcaaagaatatttaaaatgaattctTAATAAccttggtacagcagttgttgaaagtcgatacttgtaaacatgccttcattttaaacctGTCGCCAttgaagttacgattattgccgaacggaagtcggaaagctcatgacccgttctcggaatagttcggacagacgttgcGTAGTTTAcagtagtcacatgacgttctcggcaacgacgttacaatgtcggcttacttcggcttgtttgactaagtgggacccacctagcgatgttcaatatttatttgcctcttgttatcaaaagtttccgaaTCATTATCACTCATCTTGACTTCGGTTTAGTCCTATCTCTGCATGATTTTTAACAGGATTTGTTTTTAaccattcttctaaatcatcaaaaatataagatacattttttttgtagataAGGATAGTGGGGCTTTAaggaatgttgtcagatcctttattgaAAGGTGTGGTTATatggatctgtgttttaatcagattgtcttTTTATCCAAAGATGAAATTTGATTTACTGTAACAGTAGTGTGTATGTAACAAATATGAAAGCTGATGATAtgtttttaacattaaatatttttccaGTGTTGGTAGCAGAGGTAACACAACCATCTCTCGGGGTCGGTTATGAGATCGGAAGAGCAATCACCCTCAACAAAAGGATTCTGTGTTTGTTCCGACCAGACTCAGGAAAAAGTAAGTACAGAAATGTAGATACCTAttcaacaaaaatttaaaaacccaatataaagaaaattacatgaatttgggaatattttaatcataaatcACGAAACAAATGGCTGAATTTGAGGCCATccattataaatattgtttatgcaTGACACGTCATAGTTTggtttattctgtatttgcattgttcagagttatctgcccttgtgggtattgattgtgacgtcatgtgttttctAGTGTagcgtcatacttttcagagaaaacaatgcGAACTACGTGTAAGCACACAAAACAATggcgtcacaatcgatacctacccacaagggagataactctgtgatgtGCAGACAAAATTACAGTCGtaattacatgtgtaatatcatcatctgtgttatatttcatttcaggtTTGTCAGCAATGATAGCTGGTGCAGATACTGGCTCACCGATGTTTGTTGTAAAAAACTACAAAGAGGAGGAAGTGGCATCTATATTAAGTAACTTTCTCAACTAATGGGACCTTAAAGGATTGTTAATATCCTGCTGCAAGATGGAGTAAGAATAAACTAGAGATTTGTATCCAGGATCTGATCAGATGATTCACGCcttgatttttagcccaccatcaacagatggtgggctattcaaattgctttttgTCCATGGTGGTCCgacgtccgtccttccgtccttccgtccttctgTCCTttcgtccgttaacaattcttgttaccgctatttttcagaaagtactgaagggatgtttctcaaatttcatatgtaggttcccctagggccctagttgtgcatattgtattttgggaccaatcggtcaacaaaatggccgccaggcagccatcttggattttgatagttaaagtttgttaccgctatttctcagaatgtactgaagggatctttctcaaatttcacatgtaagttcccctaggggcctagttgtgcatattgcattttgggaccaatcggttaacaagatggccgacaggcagccatcttggattttgacaattgaagtttgttaccgctatttctcagaaagcactgaagggatctgtctcaaattgcatgtgcaggtttccctaggggccttgttgtgcatattgcattttgggaccgatcgatgaacaagatggccgacaggccgccatcttggattttgacaattgaactttgttacagctatttctcagaaagtactgaagggatctgtctcaaattgcatgtgcagattcccctaggggtccaattgtgcatattgcattttgggaccgattgattaacaagatggccgacaggccgccatcttggattttgatagttaaagcttgttaccactatttctcagaaagtacccaagggatctgtatcaaattgcatgtgcaggttcccctaggggtctagttgtgcatattgcattatcAGACCCATCGCATTATCAGACCCATCGGTGAACAcaatggccgacaggacgccatcttggattttgataattgaagcttgttaccactatttcttagaaagtactgaagggatctgtctcaaatttcatgtgcaggttcccctaggtccctggttatgcatattgcattttggtaccgatcagtgaacaagatggccgacagaacgccatcttggattttgacaattgaagtttttttccgcaatgtctaagaatgtactgaagggatctgtctcaaattgtatgtggaggttcttctaggggtctagttgtgcatattgcattttagaaCCGATCAGTgcacaagatggctgacaggtagccatcaaggattttgataattgaagtttgttaccgttatatatctcagaaagcagtcaaatgatctttctgaaatttcatgtgtagtaatatgtagtaaaagcttgaaaagcagagaaaagatccctctttcctttgtcagacaaagatcgttctgATAATTGCCAGTTATTAGAAATTTTTTTGACTTCACTAGTAAACAGAGAAAAAATGTACTGTATACATTATCATATTGAAAGTTATTCAAATTGTCTTAATATGGCATttcttgattttgttttgtattttgatttagtaaaaaaacatttctttcatacctttacatgtaatactggctggtctcggTCAATTTGCTCATGTCGCCTGAGTCTGTATTACATGACTacccatgtaatacagcctcatgTATTTCTCCGTACTGTACAATTTTCACAATATCTTTCAGAAACTAGTCTGGATTAACATATGATCAAACACTAGGATTTGTTGAAAATCATAGTAGTagaattgcaataaaatgtcgagatatgagagaaaaatactctttcatacaaGGAAATGAAGGTAATGCTATTTTACCCTCGGGATCATAAAATggtgtaaaaccctcggcaagtctggggttttacaacattttgtgaccctccgGTAGAAAGAGTCTTATTTTCTTAAAtagttttaattgtaaaataaaagtaCTGGGATCATGTTATGTGTACATTAATTTAACCAGATTATCAGTTGATATACTTCTGATTCAGCTAATGATaacaaaaatgtacacaaatCCTCACttaatgattaaaatgtttgttttcattcatcattttgataatgtttgtgattgttatcatatgtatactttttgtatgcatatattttgtatgtatgcaATTTGTATGTATTCATTTTGTATGTATGCAGTTTGTATGTATTCATTTTGTATGTGTGCAAtttgaatgtatatattttgtatgtattcattttgtatgtatgtattttgtagATGTTGATGGTTAAACTATGAGCGCTTTTAATGGACACTACCAATGAATGTTcacgatgaaaattaaaaatgtatgcTGTTGATATATCTGTTaagtttttatttgatttttaggtcacctgaaacGAAGTTTCAAATTTCGTATTTAGAGCCCTAGTGGTGCAATTTGTATTTTAGGAACAgttggtcaacaagatagctGACAGGCCACAAATCTTGGagtttgatagtttaagtttgttactgttatttaataaaatattaattgattatCACTATTTTTTCAGATATTGCTTAAAGGattcttttcaaatttcatatgtagctgGTAGTTGAATAGTGGAAAGCCTAGAAAAGATTCCTCTTTTGGGTTTATGACTTGCTGTGGTGTCATATTGGGCTTGTGACTTGCTGTGGAGTCATATTTGGCTTGTGACTTGCTGTGGTGTCATGTTGGGCTTGTGACTTAATTGCTGTGGTATCATTTTGGGCATGTGACTTGCTGTGGTATCATATTGGGCTTGTGACTTATGGTATCATATTGGGCTTGTGACTTGCTGTATTATCCcgcctcagacaagaatcttgtattcctattggtgaaaatgacgtcacgtgatatccaatatatagtcgtatcaggtttggacgatagagttatcgttctttgcccctaacgtcattagcaacaagatggcAGTCAAGTAACGCTTCGCGACGACGGCACACCAAAGAGATggagacaaaatgtttgaatgatagcGCTGATGACCACTTTCAGTTTTGCAGTTACATCATTGAAATGGTCTTCGACGGGATAAATTTGTTACACaatttgttagtgacctaatacggaaaaatattgggtctaagaTAAACATGAATCAGGCTAGGCTTCGTCTCGCccgatacaagtttattttagacccaatattatTCCGTAtaaggtcactaacaaactgtgtaactaatagtaTCATACCCGGGTATTTGACTTGTGACTTGCTGGTGTAATGAACTTCAATGATATCAATACCGTGATATGTTATTTGAGTTCCAGGATTCCAAAAGAAAAGGCTTTTAATGAAGTATTTCCACTGCCAATAATACCGAGGAGGCAGGCTATTATTGATCTGTACCATACGCGGATGAGATGCTACTTACaaggtttaaagttatatgtgccgaaactgggcgataattttgacatgctattttttcatcaataatttattaaaaaccataaggtttgatcaCAGgcacctggcacgaaaatttttaaccaatagtatacataatatatatatgtatactattggctaaaacatttcgtgccaggtccctgtgggtttgatgaataaagctgtaaaaaccattcaaatggcttcagatgacttataatcgttagttataacacagaaattttgtactgaaaaattgttgtttttatgccttaaatatgtttaaatgaaaacatacctgcagaagttactaaataattactaaaaacattgtaaaaatgtgtaatgcaattgtagaccacaatttggcttcagtgtctcaccgtatgtactcatttcacttcactattgatgtaaataaatgacttttggcagtactgccaaaaatcatttttag
It encodes:
- the LOC138307339 gene encoding 5-hydroxymethyl-dUMP N-hydrolase-like isoform X2 → MKIYFAGSIRGGRQDAELYLRIIDKLQSYGTVLTEHVGAKTLEDCEKNLSEKEIHDRDMAWLQDCDVLVAEVTQPSLGVGYEIGRAITLNKRILCLFRPDSGKSLSAMIAGADTGSPMFVVKNYKEEEVASILSNFLN
- the LOC138307339 gene encoding 5-hydroxymethyl-dUMP N-hydrolase-like isoform X1, which produces MKIYFAGSIRGGRQDAELYLRIIDKLQSYGTVLTEHVGAKTLEDSGEKNLSEKEIHDRDMAWLQDCDVLVAEVTQPSLGVGYEIGRAITLNKRILCLFRPDSGKSLSAMIAGADTGSPMFVVKNYKEEEVASILSNFLN